The following coding sequences lie in one Silurus meridionalis isolate SWU-2019-XX chromosome 19, ASM1480568v1, whole genome shotgun sequence genomic window:
- the hrh1 gene encoding histamine H1 receptor: METKLDNQVNKILQGHASFNFTTYLNGSLSLHHHVNNAVLGIILAMLCLLTIIMNILVLVAVRKERTLHTVGNLYIVSLSLADLIVGATVMPLNLVYLLEDEWKLGRVVCQFWLVMDYVASTASIFSLFILCLDRYQSVRHPLRYLKYRTRGRATLMICFAWLLSMMWIIPILGWRMFANVDRKPELESKCDTDFRFVTWFKVLTAILNFYIPSFLMLWFYSQIFIAVREHYRQWESVTIAKVVADEELNVQSLKNQRTFCKMAEEENLALQTYSQKDGMLDQYTLEQLYISRDTNEENGESVAEKKPKNRKTSFFKITKPKKKTVRDPHEVSSINQEENSETPSKDSSLALGFLQHEDNADVKMFVSVTDCNVLVPNSVANICEITPKTDVHKHITILCNDDANAQSPVSQGSWMHDDGPGIDCSNTLTLKQTWQKFCEQSKQCVQNMRVHKERKAVRQLGFIIGAFMVCWIPYFITFMVMALCNTCVHHDLHMFTIWLGYINSTLNPFIYPLCNENFKRVFKKFFRIKQ, translated from the coding sequence ATGGAGACTAAGTTGGACAATCAAGTTAATAAAATTCTCCAAGGTCATGCCAGCTTCAATTTCACAACATATTTAAATGGATCCCTTTCCCTCCACCATCATGTAAACAATGCAGTGCTGGGGATCATTCTGGCCATGTTGTGTCTCCTGACGATCATCATGAACATCCTGGTTCTTGTAGCTGTGAGAAAAGAACGTACTTTACACACCGTGGGGAACCTTTACATCGTCAGCCTCTCTTTAGCAGATCTAATAGTTGGGGCGACGGTGATGCCACTCAACCTTGTCTATCTACTGGAGGACGAATGGAAACTTGGTCGTGTGGTGTGTCAATTCTGGCTGGTAATGGATTATGTGGCTAGCACGGCCTCCATTTTCAGTTTGTTTATCCTTTGCTTGGACAGATACCAGTCTGTCAGGCACCCGTTAAGGTATCTGAAATACAGAACGCGAGGAAGAGCGACACTAATGATTTGTTTTGCTTGGCTTCTCTCCATGATGTGGATTATACCCATTTTGGGATGGAGGATGTTTGCTAATGTTGACCGGAAACCTGAACTAGAGAGCAAGTGTGACACAGACTTTCGCTTCGTCACATGGTTTAAAGTGCTGACTGCCATTCTCAACTTTTACATCCCTTCATTCTTGATGCTGTGGTTCTATTCACAGATTTTCATTGCTGTTCGTGAACATTACAGGCAATGGGAGAGTGTTACTATTGCTAAGGTTGTGGCAGATGAAGAGCTAAATGTGCAAAGCTTAAAAAATCAGAGAACTTTCTGTAAAATGGCAGAGGAAGAGAATCTAGCCTTGCAGACTTACTCTCAGAAAGACGGTATGTTAGATCAGTATACTCTGGAGCAGCTATACATCTCAAGGGACACCAATGAGGAAAATGGTGAATCTGTTGCTGAAAAAAAGCCCAAAAACAGGAAAACTTCATTTTTCAAAATTACAAAACCTAAGAAGAAAACTGTGAGGGACCCCCATGAGGTTTCGTCAATAAACCAGGAGGAAAATTCAGAAACACCTTCAAAGGATTCATCATTAGCTCTCGGCTTTTTGCAACATGAGGACAATGCAGATGTCAAAATGTTTGTATCTGTTACCGATTGTAACGTATTAGTGCCGAATTCGGTTGCTAACATTTGTGAAATAACTCCCAAGACTGATGTTCACAAACACATTACCATACTCTGTAATGATGATGCTAATGCACAGTCGCCTGTATCGCAAGGGTCATGGATGCACGACGATGGTCCAGGTATAGACTGTAGCAACACCCTGACTTTGAAGCAAACATGGCAGAAATTCTGCGAGCAGTCCAAGCAGTGTGTCCAGAACATGCGCGTTCATAAGGAACGGAAAGCGGTGAGGCAGTTGGGCTTCATCATTGGTGCCTTTATGGTGTGCTGGATCCCATATTTTATCACCTTCATGGTCATGGCACTGTGCAACACATGCGTACATCACGACCTCCACATGTTCACTATATGGTTGGGCTACATCAACTCCACCCTCAACCCCTTTATTTATCCACTTTGCAATGAAAATTTTAAACGCGTATTTAAAAAGTTCTTTCGTATAAAGCAGTGA